From Rutidosis leptorrhynchoides isolate AG116_Rl617_1_P2 chromosome 3, CSIRO_AGI_Rlap_v1, whole genome shotgun sequence, a single genomic window includes:
- the LOC139896152 gene encoding uncharacterized protein produces the protein MVRAYSQEHIYKHPWERVTSASWRKFADPENKRTLSHILEVDTLNHKLDSESGKLYTTRALTIHAPGPWFLHKIVGQDTCHCVESTMVDAKTRSMQLATKNISLQKFVEVEEKIRYDPHPDNPNEWTICRQETSIRIKPLSTLASMAEKIEQKCVEKFQQNSAKGREVMERMCKYLEAESSSRRGISV, from the exons ATGGTTCGAGCATACTCACAAGAACACATTTACAAACACCCATGGGAACGAGTCACATCTGCATCTTGGCGCAAGTTTGCTGATCCAGAGAACAAACGCACCTTATCCCACATCCTAGAAGTCGACACGTTGAACCACAAGCTCGACTCAGAATCGGGTAAGCTTTACACCACCCGTGCGCTCACCATCCATGCTCCTGGACCATGGTTCCTTCACAAGATTGTCGGTCAAGATACATGCCATTGTGTTGAATCCACTATGGTTGATGCCAAGACTCGGTCAATGCAACTTGCTACCAAGAACATCAGTCTACAGAAATTTGTGGAGGTGGAGGAGAAGATCAG GTATGATCCACACCCAGACAATCCGAATGAGTGGACGATTTGCAGGCAGGAAACAAGTATAAGGATAAAGCCGTTGTCGACTTTGGCATCAATGGCAGAGAAGATAGAGCAGAAATGTGTTGAAAAGTTTCAGCAGAATAGTGCCAAGGGTAGAGAGGTGATGGAGAGGATGTGCAAGTACCTGGAAGCCGAATCCTCTTCCAGGAGGGGTATTTCTGTCTGA